A region from the Mycolicibacterium litorale genome encodes:
- a CDS encoding RDD family protein — MVSQPKPVVTGDAVVLDVQIAQLPIRALSTMIDVLVVFVGYVLGVVLWATTLSDFDSALSAAVLIIFTVLTLVGYPLVFETATRGRTLGKMALGLRVVSEDGGPERFRQALFRALAGFIELWMLAGGPAAVCSLLSPKGKRIGDIFAGTVVISERAPRMSPPPAMPPALAWWAASLELSALGPEQAELARQFLSRASQLDPGLRDEMAYRIAGEVVARISPPPPPGTPPQYVLAAVLAERHRRELARLAAPPPWPSTPPPAAPPYASAAPPQSTGFTPPG, encoded by the coding sequence ATGGTCTCCCAGCCCAAACCGGTGGTGACCGGTGACGCGGTGGTCCTCGACGTGCAGATCGCCCAGCTGCCGATCCGGGCGCTGTCGACGATGATCGACGTCCTGGTCGTCTTCGTCGGGTACGTGCTGGGCGTCGTCCTGTGGGCGACCACGCTGAGTGATTTCGACTCCGCGCTGTCGGCCGCGGTGTTGATCATCTTCACGGTGCTCACCTTGGTGGGCTATCCCCTCGTCTTCGAAACCGCGACCCGGGGCCGGACGCTGGGCAAAATGGCGCTCGGATTGCGCGTGGTGTCCGAGGACGGCGGCCCGGAACGTTTCCGGCAGGCGCTGTTTCGCGCCCTGGCCGGGTTCATCGAACTGTGGATGCTGGCCGGCGGGCCGGCCGCCGTGTGCAGTCTGCTCTCCCCCAAGGGCAAACGCATCGGCGACATCTTCGCCGGCACCGTGGTGATCAGCGAGCGGGCGCCGCGGATGAGCCCGCCGCCCGCGATGCCGCCGGCGCTGGCGTGGTGGGCGGCGTCGCTTGAGCTGTCGGCCCTCGGTCCGGAGCAGGCCGAGCTCGCCCGCCAGTTCCTGTCGCGGGCAAGCCAACTGGACCCCGGCCTACGCGACGAGATGGCCTACCGCATCGCGGGTGAAGTCGTCGCGCGGATCTCTCCGCCACCGCCACCGGGGACGCCACCGCAGTATGTGCTGGCCGCCGTGCTGGCCGAACGGCACCGCCGGGAACTGGCCCGCCTGGCCGCACCCCCGCCGTGGCCTTCCACGCCGCCGCCCGCCGCACCGCCGTACGCGAGCGCGGCGCCGCCGCAGAGTACGGGTTTCACCCCGCCCGGCTGA
- a CDS encoding AAA family ATPase, with amino-acid sequence MTQPSAQTTPTGGVTGDSARQALLALRDEIGKAVVGQDAVVSGLVIALLCRGHVLLEGVPGVAKTLLVRTLAAALQLEFKRVQFTPDLMPGDVTGSLVYDARTAEFEFRAGPVFTNLLLADEINRTPPKTQAALLEAMEERQVSVEGEARALPDPFIVAATQNPIEYEGTYQLPEAQLDRFLLKLNVPLPPRDHEIAILDRHARGFDPRDLSAVRAVAGPAELAAGRAAVREVMVADEVLGYIVDIAGATRQSPSLQLGVSPRGATALLATARSWAWLSGRNYVTPDDVKAMARPTLRHRIALRPEAELEGATADGVLDGILAAVPVPR; translated from the coding sequence GTGACACAGCCATCCGCGCAGACCACCCCCACCGGCGGCGTGACGGGCGATTCGGCACGCCAGGCGCTGCTCGCCCTGCGCGACGAGATCGGCAAGGCCGTGGTCGGACAGGACGCCGTGGTGAGCGGTCTGGTCATCGCGCTGCTGTGCCGCGGCCACGTCCTGCTCGAAGGTGTTCCCGGAGTGGCGAAGACGCTGCTGGTGCGCACGCTGGCCGCCGCCCTGCAGCTGGAGTTCAAACGCGTGCAGTTCACCCCGGATCTGATGCCCGGTGACGTGACCGGCTCCCTGGTGTACGACGCGCGCACCGCCGAATTCGAGTTCCGCGCGGGACCGGTGTTCACCAACCTGCTGCTCGCCGACGAGATCAACCGCACGCCACCGAAAACGCAGGCCGCGCTGCTCGAAGCGATGGAGGAGCGACAGGTCAGCGTCGAGGGTGAGGCCCGTGCGCTGCCCGATCCGTTCATCGTGGCCGCCACGCAGAACCCGATCGAGTACGAGGGCACCTATCAGCTGCCCGAGGCGCAACTGGACCGCTTCCTGCTCAAACTGAACGTGCCGCTGCCGCCGCGAGATCACGAGATCGCGATCCTGGACCGCCACGCCCGCGGTTTCGACCCCCGCGATCTGTCGGCGGTGCGCGCGGTGGCCGGACCCGCCGAACTGGCCGCGGGCCGGGCCGCGGTCCGCGAGGTGATGGTGGCCGACGAGGTGCTCGGCTACATCGTCGACATCGCCGGCGCGACCCGGCAGTCACCGTCGCTGCAGTTGGGGGTCTCCCCGCGCGGGGCCACCGCACTACTGGCGACGGCGCGGTCGTGGGCGTGGCTGTCCGGACGCAACTACGTCACCCCCGACGACGTCAAGGCGATGGCGCGGCCGACCCTGCGGCACCGCATCGCGCTGCGCCCGGAGGCGGAGTTGGAGGGCGCCACCGCCGACGGTGTGCTCGACGGCATCCTCGCGGCCGTGCCGGTACCGCGCTAG
- a CDS encoding DUF4129 domain-containing protein has translation MPTVDIDRDAAHEAAQRELDKPIYPKASLTDRLTELINDVIYRIAQGGAGVPGGWLTIGVLLLLVIAAIVVAVRVGRKAMRTDRADHSLYGGHELSAAEHRATAQHHAAAGQWALAIRHRLRAVARQLEESGVLPPVPGRTATELAGDAAQALPQLSAELRYAANAFNDVTYGDRPGTEAAYRAVADLDDHLRTIGPASGRGPETPRTHAGWAEVR, from the coding sequence GTGCCGACCGTAGACATCGATCGGGACGCCGCGCACGAGGCCGCCCAGCGGGAGCTCGACAAGCCGATCTATCCGAAGGCGTCGCTGACCGATCGCCTGACCGAGCTGATCAACGACGTCATCTACCGGATCGCGCAGGGCGGCGCGGGGGTGCCGGGCGGCTGGCTGACCATCGGCGTGCTGCTCCTGCTGGTGATCGCGGCGATCGTGGTGGCGGTGCGCGTCGGCCGCAAGGCGATGCGCACCGACCGGGCCGACCACTCGCTCTACGGTGGTCACGAACTGAGCGCCGCCGAACATCGCGCCACCGCGCAGCACCATGCCGCGGCCGGGCAGTGGGCCCTGGCCATCCGGCACCGGTTGCGAGCGGTGGCCCGCCAACTCGAGGAATCCGGTGTGCTCCCACCGGTACCCGGCCGCACCGCCACCGAACTGGCCGGTGACGCCGCCCAGGCGCTTCCCCAGCTGAGTGCTGAGTTACGGTATGCGGCAAACGCTTTCAACGACGTGACCTACGGCGATCGGCCGGGCACCGAGGCCGCCTACCGCGCGGTCGCCGACCTCGACGACCACCTCCGCACCATCGGGCCCGCTTCCGGTCGAGGTCCGGAAACGCCCCGCACCCACGCGGGTTGGGCGGAGGTGCGATGA
- a CDS encoding GntR family transcriptional regulator, with the protein MPARRHSALLFTQALSRTGTSQQTVVDDLRRVILDGAVPPGTPIPVSEVAEAFGVSTIPIRESLKTLTGEGLVTHQRNVGYTVAQLTAGELAEMYLVRETLESAALAAAVERATAADHAHLDEVNRLLEQAVRDDDPQTYHRQSRHFHLGLARPARMQRLLHMLESAWNVTEPVQLMVHVTRSDRALLHDDHRRMLEAFRAGDVETLLATTAEHNKRLNHVVTSLPTGNGLVVDDAGS; encoded by the coding sequence ATGCCGGCCCGCCGCCACTCCGCCCTGCTGTTCACGCAGGCCCTGAGCCGCACCGGCACCTCGCAGCAGACCGTCGTCGACGACCTGCGCCGGGTCATCCTCGACGGCGCCGTCCCGCCGGGGACACCGATCCCGGTGAGCGAGGTCGCCGAGGCGTTCGGGGTCAGCACCATCCCCATCCGCGAGAGCCTCAAGACCCTGACCGGCGAAGGGCTCGTCACCCACCAGCGCAACGTGGGCTACACCGTCGCCCAGCTGACTGCGGGCGAGCTGGCCGAGATGTACCTGGTGCGCGAGACGCTCGAATCGGCCGCACTCGCCGCGGCGGTCGAGCGGGCGACCGCCGCCGACCACGCCCACCTCGACGAGGTGAACCGACTGCTCGAACAGGCGGTCCGCGACGACGATCCGCAGACCTACCACCGGCAGAGCCGGCACTTCCACCTGGGACTGGCCCGCCCCGCCCGCATGCAGCGCCTGCTGCACATGCTCGAATCCGCTTGGAACGTCACCGAACCCGTGCAGTTGATGGTGCACGTCACCCGTTCGGACCGGGCCCTGCTGCACGACGACCACCGGCGCATGCTCGAGGCGTTCCGCGCCGGTGACGTCGAGACGCTGCTCGCCACCACCGCCGAACACAACAAACGCCTCAACCACGTCGTCACGTCGCTGCCCACCGGCAACGGCCTCGTCGTCGACGACGCCGGTTCGTGA
- a CDS encoding LLM class F420-dependent oxidoreductase, producing the protein MTRFGYTLMTEQSGPKDLVRYAAAAENVGFDFEVSSDHYSPWLSAQGHAPNAWTTLGAVAHVTERVELFTYVTCPTMRYHPAIVAQQAATLQILADGRFTLGVGTGENLNEHVVGKGWPTIARRQDMLREAIQIIRELFTGEVVDWRGEYFEIDSARLWDLPETPVAIAAAVSGERSVEAFAQLADHLIAVEPNKDLVDEWHDARRATGLPGHVRVIGQIPICWDPDRDAAVARAHEQFRWFAGGWAVNADLPTTAGFAGATQFVRPEDTAESIPCGPDLDAIVESVSEYWKAGFTDIALVQVGDEGQDRFLDEAAGPLLEKLRSAAG; encoded by the coding sequence ATGACGCGTTTCGGCTACACCCTGATGACCGAGCAGAGCGGGCCCAAGGATCTCGTCCGCTACGCCGCCGCAGCGGAGAACGTGGGATTCGACTTCGAGGTGTCCAGCGACCACTACTCGCCGTGGTTGTCGGCGCAGGGCCACGCCCCGAATGCGTGGACCACGCTCGGCGCCGTCGCGCACGTCACCGAACGCGTCGAACTGTTCACCTACGTGACCTGCCCGACGATGCGCTACCACCCGGCGATCGTCGCCCAGCAGGCCGCGACGCTGCAGATCCTCGCCGACGGCCGCTTCACCCTGGGCGTCGGTACCGGAGAGAACCTCAACGAGCACGTCGTCGGCAAGGGCTGGCCGACGATCGCACGACGCCAGGACATGCTGCGCGAAGCCATCCAGATCATCCGCGAACTGTTCACCGGCGAGGTGGTCGACTGGCGCGGCGAGTACTTCGAGATCGACTCGGCGAGGCTGTGGGATCTACCCGAGACCCCGGTCGCGATCGCCGCCGCGGTATCGGGTGAACGCTCGGTCGAGGCGTTCGCCCAACTCGCCGACCACCTGATCGCCGTCGAACCCAACAAGGACCTGGTCGACGAGTGGCACGACGCGCGCCGCGCGACGGGGTTGCCCGGCCACGTCCGGGTGATCGGCCAGATCCCGATCTGCTGGGATCCCGACCGCGACGCCGCGGTGGCACGGGCCCACGAGCAGTTCCGCTGGTTCGCCGGCGGCTGGGCCGTCAACGCCGACCTGCCGACCACCGCCGGGTTCGCCGGCGCGACCCAGTTCGTGCGCCCCGAGGACACCGCGGAGTCGATCCCGTGCGGCCCCGACCTGGACGCGATCGTCGAGTCGGTCAGCGAGTACTGGAAAGCCGGCTTCACCGACATCGCCCTGGTCCAGGTCGGCGACGAGGGGCAGGACCGGTTCCTCGACGAGGCGGCCGGCCCGCTGTTGGAGAAGCTGCGCAGCGCGGCCGGTTGA
- a CDS encoding DUF58 domain-containing protein, translating into MVLTGRAALVALLCVLPIAFAPDPAVAFALLWAVLAVAVVADIALAASPRALELTRSGDSAVRLGQSVDTVLDVRNPGRRRFRGRVRDAWPPSAHGQPRTHEVNLIAGQQVTLRTTLRPTRRGDLRSALVTARSIGPLGLAGRQASHRVATRLRVLPPFLSRKHLPSRLARLRELDGSTPALIRGQGTEFDSLREYVVGDDVRSIDWRATARRADVVVRTWRPERDQHVVIVLDTGRTSAGRVGVDPTADDPGGWPRLDWSMDAALLLAALAARAGDRVDFLAHDRVTRAGVFNASRTELLAHLVSAMAPLQPALVESDPAAMASAIQRRVRRRALVVLLTDLNASALDEGLMEVLPRLAARHHVVIAAVADPRVERLAAGRDDAAAVYDAAAAERARNDRHDVAARLRRAGADVVDAPPEDLAPALADRYLEMKATGRM; encoded by the coding sequence GTGGTGCTCACCGGACGCGCCGCGCTGGTCGCGTTGCTCTGTGTGCTGCCGATCGCGTTCGCACCCGACCCGGCGGTGGCGTTCGCGCTGCTGTGGGCGGTGCTGGCCGTGGCGGTCGTCGCCGACATCGCGCTCGCGGCGAGCCCGCGGGCGTTGGAGTTGACGCGATCCGGGGACAGCGCCGTCCGGCTCGGACAGTCGGTCGACACGGTGCTCGACGTGCGCAATCCCGGACGACGGCGCTTCCGCGGGCGGGTGCGCGACGCGTGGCCGCCCAGCGCGCACGGGCAGCCCCGCACCCACGAGGTGAATCTCATTGCGGGACAGCAGGTCACGTTGCGGACCACGTTGCGGCCGACGCGGCGCGGCGATCTGCGGTCCGCGTTGGTCACCGCGCGCTCGATCGGGCCGCTCGGCCTGGCCGGCCGACAGGCGTCGCACCGGGTGGCCACCCGGCTCCGCGTGCTGCCACCGTTCCTGTCACGCAAGCACTTACCGTCACGGCTGGCGCGCCTGCGTGAACTCGACGGCTCCACCCCCGCCCTGATCCGCGGCCAGGGCACCGAATTCGATTCGCTGCGCGAGTACGTCGTCGGCGACGACGTCCGGTCGATCGACTGGCGGGCGACGGCGCGGCGGGCCGACGTCGTGGTGCGCACCTGGCGGCCGGAACGCGATCAGCATGTCGTCATCGTCCTCGACACCGGCCGTACCTCCGCCGGGCGTGTCGGTGTCGACCCGACTGCTGATGACCCCGGCGGCTGGCCGCGCCTCGACTGGTCGATGGACGCTGCGCTGCTGTTGGCCGCGCTGGCCGCGCGCGCCGGTGACCGCGTCGACTTCCTCGCTCACGACCGGGTCACCCGCGCCGGGGTGTTCAACGCCTCACGCACCGAACTGCTGGCGCACCTCGTCTCCGCGATGGCGCCGCTGCAGCCCGCGCTCGTCGAATCCGATCCGGCGGCGATGGCGTCCGCGATCCAGCGCCGGGTGCGGCGCCGCGCATTGGTGGTGCTGCTGACCGACCTCAACGCCTCCGCCCTGGACGAGGGGTTGATGGAGGTGTTGCCGCGACTGGCCGCCCGCCACCACGTGGTGATCGCCGCGGTCGCCGATCCGCGGGTGGAGCGGCTGGCGGCGGGCCGCGATGACGCCGCGGCGGTGTACGACGCGGCCGCCGCGGAACGGGCCCGCAACGACCGGCACGACGTCGCCGCCCGGTTGCGGCGGGCCGGAGCCGACGTCGTGGACGCCCCACCGGAGGATCTCGCCCCCGCACTGGCCGACCGCTATCTCGAGATGAAGGCGACCGGCCGGATGTGA
- a CDS encoding carotenoid oxygenase family protein → MTDTTDTSALFGTGEFFQRGNYAPVADELTAFDLPVEGQIPPDLNGWYLRNGPNPRQPSAHWFTGDGMIHGVRIEDGRAAWYRNRWVRTESFDEHFPVYNADGSRNLHSSVANTHVVNHAGKTLALVESSLPYEISTDLQTIGAYDFDGKLVDSMTAHPKICPTTGELHFFGYGNLFEPYVTYHRADADGALTVNRPIDVKALTMMHDFAMTSGHVVFMDLPIVFNMDIALSGDRDMPYRWDDQYGARLGVLRRDDPFAEVRWFDIDPCYVFHVVNAYEDGDTLVLQAVRYPELWRDNGGFDVDGVLWRWTVDLVTGTVREGPLDDRAVEFPRIDDRLAGLAARYAVSVGDHRLVRYDLTTGAAVEHSFGTADAPGGPGEAVFVPSASGPADELNGWYLAYVYDAQRDGSDLVILDAADFTAPPVAKIALPQRVPYGFHGNWIDG, encoded by the coding sequence ATGACCGACACCACTGACACCTCGGCCCTGTTCGGCACCGGCGAGTTCTTCCAGCGCGGCAACTACGCGCCGGTCGCCGACGAACTCACCGCCTTCGACCTACCCGTCGAAGGGCAGATCCCGCCTGATCTGAACGGCTGGTATCTGCGCAACGGTCCCAATCCGCGGCAGCCGTCCGCGCACTGGTTCACCGGGGACGGGATGATCCACGGCGTGCGCATCGAGGACGGCCGCGCCGCCTGGTACCGCAACCGCTGGGTGCGCACGGAGAGCTTCGACGAGCACTTCCCCGTGTACAACGCCGACGGCAGCCGCAACCTGCACTCGAGCGTCGCCAACACCCACGTCGTCAACCATGCCGGCAAGACCCTGGCGCTCGTGGAATCCTCGCTGCCCTATGAGATCTCCACCGACCTGCAGACCATCGGCGCCTACGACTTCGATGGCAAGCTGGTCGACTCGATGACGGCTCACCCCAAGATCTGCCCCACCACGGGCGAGCTGCACTTCTTCGGATACGGCAACCTGTTCGAGCCGTACGTGACCTACCACCGGGCCGACGCCGACGGCGCGTTGACGGTCAACCGGCCGATCGACGTCAAGGCGCTGACGATGATGCACGACTTCGCGATGACCAGCGGCCACGTCGTGTTCATGGACCTGCCCATCGTGTTCAACATGGACATCGCGCTCAGCGGTGACCGCGACATGCCCTACCGCTGGGATGACCAGTACGGCGCCCGTCTCGGCGTGCTGCGCCGCGACGATCCGTTCGCGGAGGTGCGCTGGTTCGACATCGACCCGTGTTACGTCTTCCACGTCGTCAACGCCTACGAGGACGGCGACACGCTGGTGCTGCAGGCGGTGCGCTATCCCGAGCTCTGGCGGGACAACGGCGGATTCGACGTCGACGGCGTGCTGTGGCGCTGGACGGTCGATCTGGTGACCGGCACGGTGCGCGAGGGCCCGCTCGACGACCGGGCGGTGGAGTTCCCGCGTATCGACGATCGCCTGGCCGGTCTGGCTGCCCGCTACGCGGTGTCGGTCGGCGATCACCGGTTGGTGCGTTACGACCTCACCACCGGCGCCGCGGTCGAGCACTCCTTCGGCACCGCGGACGCGCCTGGCGGACCCGGCGAGGCGGTGTTCGTGCCGTCGGCCTCGGGTCCCGCCGACGAACTCAACGGCTGGTACCTGGCCTACGTCTACGACGCGCAGCGCGACGGCAGCGATCTGGTGATTCTCGACGCCGCCGACTTCACCGCGCCTCCCGTAGCGAAAATCGCTCTGCCGCAACGGGTGCCGTACGGATTCCACGGCAACTGGATCGACGGCTAG
- a CDS encoding DUF4350 domain-containing protein has translation MTHPATAVGPTVRQRWRTGRWVLLALLVVAVIATVGTYLTAPKPGTPMDPQSTSPDGTRALVTLLRDGGVEVIEAGSVADVERAAREDTLIVFAETGLLTDEDRLRRLAELPGDRLLVEPVSRAREALAPELRADGVSSFTVEPDCDLPAAERAGDADLGLTESYRATSEEVRLTRCYDGALVRYTDAGRTITVVGGSSFMTNGALLERGNAALAMNLAGAAPRVIWFVPQQREGDTGDASLADLIPDQVGWIVLQLALAVVLLAIWQGRRLGPLVAESLPVVIRASETVEGRGRLYRSRRARDRAADALRTGTLGRLLPRLGLAATAPTHTVTQAVATRTGAEPTAVADLLYGPAPATDADLVTLARQLDDIERQVAHS, from the coding sequence ATGACGCATCCGGCGACCGCCGTCGGCCCGACCGTGCGGCAACGCTGGCGCACGGGCCGCTGGGTGCTGCTCGCGCTGCTCGTCGTCGCCGTGATCGCCACGGTCGGCACCTATCTCACCGCGCCGAAACCCGGCACGCCGATGGATCCGCAGTCGACGTCACCCGACGGGACCCGCGCACTCGTCACGCTGCTGCGCGACGGCGGTGTCGAGGTCATCGAGGCCGGCAGCGTCGCCGACGTGGAACGGGCTGCGCGCGAGGACACCCTGATCGTGTTCGCCGAGACCGGCCTGCTCACCGACGAGGACCGGTTGCGGCGGCTGGCCGAACTGCCCGGTGACCGGCTCCTCGTCGAACCGGTGTCGCGTGCCCGGGAGGCGCTCGCACCGGAGCTGCGCGCCGACGGGGTGAGTTCGTTCACCGTGGAGCCCGACTGCGATCTGCCGGCGGCCGAGCGCGCCGGCGACGCCGACCTCGGGCTGACGGAGAGCTACCGGGCGACGTCGGAGGAGGTGCGGCTGACCCGGTGCTACGACGGTGCGCTGGTCCGCTACACCGATGCCGGCCGCACGATCACCGTCGTCGGCGGATCTTCGTTCATGACCAACGGCGCCCTGCTCGAACGGGGCAACGCCGCGCTCGCGATGAACCTGGCCGGCGCGGCGCCCCGCGTCATCTGGTTCGTCCCGCAGCAGCGGGAGGGCGACACCGGGGACGCCAGCCTCGCCGACCTCATCCCCGACCAGGTGGGCTGGATCGTCCTGCAGCTGGCCCTGGCCGTGGTCCTTCTCGCGATCTGGCAGGGCCGGCGGCTGGGACCGCTTGTGGCGGAATCGCTTCCGGTGGTGATCCGGGCATCGGAGACCGTCGAGGGCCGCGGCCGCCTGTACCGTTCGCGCAGGGCCCGCGACCGCGCGGCCGACGCGCTGCGCACCGGCACGCTCGGCCGTCTGCTGCCGAGACTCGGGCTCGCGGCCACCGCACCGACCCACACCGTCACCCAAGCCGTGGCCACGCGAACCGGCGCCGAGCCCACCGCCGTCGCGGATCTGCTCTACGGACCGGCCCCGGCCACCGACGCCGACCTGGTCACCCTCGCCCGACAACTCGACGACATCGAAAGGCAGGTCGCCCACTCGTGA
- a CDS encoding GatB/YqeY domain-containing protein, with translation MAELKARLRADLTDAMKAQDKLRTATLRMLLAAIQTEEVSGKQARELTDDDVVKVLARESRKRGEAAEVYTQNGRGELAANEHAEARVIDEYLPTPLTEAELADVVETAMAQVAEELGERPTMKQMGQVMKAATAIAAGKADGARLSAAVKARL, from the coding sequence ATGGCGGAACTCAAAGCGCGGCTGCGGGCCGATCTCACGGACGCGATGAAGGCACAGGACAAACTCCGGACGGCGACGCTGCGGATGCTGCTCGCCGCGATCCAGACCGAGGAGGTCTCGGGTAAGCAGGCGCGCGAGCTGACCGACGACGATGTGGTGAAGGTGCTTGCGCGGGAATCGCGCAAGCGCGGCGAGGCGGCCGAGGTGTACACCCAGAACGGGCGCGGCGAACTCGCCGCCAACGAACACGCCGAGGCCCGCGTCATCGACGAGTACCTGCCGACGCCGCTGACGGAGGCCGAACTCGCCGACGTCGTCGAAACCGCGATGGCCCAGGTGGCCGAGGAACTCGGTGAGCGGCCCACGATGAAACAGATGGGTCAGGTCATGAAGGCGGCGACGGCGATCGCCGCGGGCAAGGCCGACGGCGCGCGGTTGTCGGCCGCCGTGAAGGCGCGCCTCTAG
- a CDS encoding stage II sporulation protein M has translation MDVDAFVLAHRPTWDRLEELVKRRRRLTGAEVDELVDLYQRVSTHLSIVRSSSTDSVLVGRLSGLVARARAAVTGAHAPLWREFLRFWTVSFPVVAYRARWWWLGSAAAFLLVAALIGFWVAGSPEVQSAVGTPSDIDQLVNNDFASYYSENPAGSFALRVWVNNAWVAAQCIGFAILLGVPIPYILFQNAANLGLTGGLMFDAGKGDIFLGLLTPHGLLELTAVFLAAAAGMRLGWMVIAPGNRPRGQVLAEQGRAVVAVAAGLVVVLLLSGLIEALVTPSPLPTFVRIAIGVAAELAFLGYIVHFGRKAVRAGESGDIEDAPDVVPTG, from the coding sequence GTGGATGTCGACGCGTTCGTGCTGGCCCACCGCCCCACCTGGGACCGGCTCGAGGAGCTCGTCAAGCGGCGGCGCCGCTTGACCGGCGCCGAGGTCGACGAACTCGTCGACCTGTACCAGCGGGTGTCCACCCACCTGTCGATCGTGCGCTCGTCGTCCACGGACTCCGTGCTGGTCGGGCGGCTATCCGGGCTGGTGGCCCGGGCCCGCGCGGCCGTGACCGGGGCGCACGCCCCGCTGTGGCGGGAGTTCCTGCGCTTCTGGACCGTCTCCTTCCCCGTGGTGGCCTACCGGGCCCGGTGGTGGTGGCTCGGCTCGGCCGCCGCGTTCCTGCTCGTCGCCGCGCTGATCGGGTTCTGGGTCGCGGGCAGCCCGGAGGTGCAGTCGGCGGTCGGCACCCCCAGCGACATCGACCAGCTGGTCAACAACGACTTCGCCTCGTACTACAGCGAGAACCCGGCCGGGTCGTTCGCGCTACGGGTATGGGTCAACAACGCCTGGGTCGCCGCGCAGTGCATCGGCTTCGCGATCCTGCTCGGCGTGCCGATCCCGTACATCCTGTTCCAGAACGCGGCCAACCTCGGCCTGACCGGCGGGCTGATGTTCGACGCGGGCAAGGGCGACATCTTCCTGGGACTGCTGACCCCGCACGGGCTGCTCGAGCTGACCGCCGTGTTCCTCGCCGCCGCGGCCGGGATGCGGCTCGGCTGGATGGTGATCGCGCCGGGCAACCGGCCGCGCGGACAGGTGCTGGCCGAACAGGGGCGTGCGGTGGTGGCCGTGGCCGCCGGGCTGGTGGTGGTGCTGCTGCTGTCCGGGCTGATCGAAGCCCTCGTCACGCCGTCACCGCTGCCCACCTTCGTGCGCATCGCGATCGGGGTCGCGGCCGAACTGGCCTTCCTCGGCTACATCGTGCACTTCGGCCGCAAGGCCGTCAGGGCCGGAGAATCGGGAGACATCGAGGACGCGCCCGACGTGGTGCCCACCGGCTGA